A genome region from Mastacembelus armatus chromosome 8, fMasArm1.2, whole genome shotgun sequence includes the following:
- the LOC113141323 gene encoding uncharacterized protein LOC113141323 yields MMKVSGRLTVCCVALLFLLTSECAIQRLNSINDLKKINFGQSVPKHSLLLLHWFANTVSIDNNNVIWLTFDPNNRDYGSHHYRNAEGLLDPLPQGSRYYTVGNLHLNSSEELPHYVFYPVMEYDGSNRDRIIFRVRQQNTGFQTWQRIERVYITQHYDTSEHQGTAYDPLYTYQVTTNLLREIQEFSVAQVQQNSLSELRDHFGSNADESELWNIRNTWGDLATLGLLLFIVTQEKYSSNQRKKRSQPASRRKAQPDVVINIPNTGQNSIDASETFERLLPDQTSMIKLEVMTGTNGKARISWSNIPRHRRKGHMMVVLFKNNEDWEVLAKELIGDRESGSCQTSIPLNNGLQARLHEGKNWYCFWKVGEEICRGSEFNNPKAVQIAGYNAWLQLFVKDGKASARLYVEKSFHEWRFEFNKSWVAFYTSENKATNEYEWWKWQWATKFKPSPDCKDEYYDIYEYHSGMAIVPGVQARFILSERDVKALTPSWR; encoded by the coding sequence ATGATGAAGGTGTCAGGAAGACTCACAGTTTGCTGTGTAGCTTTGCTCTTCCTGCTGACCTCTGAGTGTGCTATACAAAGGCTCAACTCAATTAATGATTTGAAGAAAATCAACTTTGGGCAATCTGTGCCCAAGCACAGTCTCCTCCTGCTTCACTGGTTTGCCAATACAGTTAGCATTGATAACAACAATGTTATATGGCTGACCTTCGACCCTAACAATAGAGACTATGGCTCACATCATTATCGCAATGCTGAGGGGCTGTTGGACCCACTCCCTCAGGGATCCCGGTACTACACTGTTGGTAATCTCCATCTCAACAGTTCTGAGGAACTTCcacattatgttttttatcCCGTGATGGAATATGATGGAAGTAACAGGGACCGGATTATATTCAGAGTCAGACAGCAGAACACAGGATTTCAAACTTGGCAGAGGATAGAAAGAGTGTACATTACACAACATTATGACACTTCTGAACATCAGGGGACAGCATATGATCCCCTATACACATACCAGGTCACTACCAACCTTTTAAGAGAGATCCAAGAATTTTCTGTGGCACAAGTCCAACAGAACTCACTGTCAGAGTTGAGGGATCACTTTGGAAGTAACGCAGATGAATCTGAATTATGGAACATCAGAAACACCTGGGGTGACCTTGCAACCCTCGGACTACTGTTGTTTATTGTGACCCAGGAAAAATACTCCTCTAACCAGCGTAAAAAGAGATCTCAGCCTGCGTCAAGGAGAAAAGCACAACCTGATGTTGTTATCAATATCCCAAACACAGGACAAAATTCCATCGATGCTTCAGAGACTTTTGAAAGACTTCTACCAGATCAGACGAGTATGATAAAACTTGAGGTAATGACTGGCACAAATGGAAAAGCCAGAATTAGTTGGAGCAATATTCCTAGACATCGTCGAAAAGGCCATATGATGGTAGTGCTTTTCAAAAACAATGAGGACTGGGAAGTCCTGGCTAAAGAGTTGATTGGGGACAGAGAATCTGGCAGTTGTCAAACCTCAATACCCCTGAACAATGGCCTTCAGGCCCGGTTGCATGAGGGGAAGAATTGGTACTGCTTCTGGAAAGTAGGAGAGGAGATATGCAGAGGTTCTGAGTTTAACAATCCCAAAGCAGTCCAGATAGCTGGTTACAATGCATGGCTCCAACTCTTTGTAAAAGATGGTAAGGCTTCTGCTCGTTTATATGTTGAGAAGTCTTTCCATGAATGGAGGTTTGAATTTAATAAGTCTTGGGTCGCGTTCTACACTTCCGAAAATAAAGCCACAAATGAGTATGAATGGTGGAAGTGGCAGTGGGCAACTAAATTCAAACCAAGCCCCGACTGTAAAGACGAGTATTATGATATCTATGAGTATCACTCAGGTATGGCAATTGTTCCAGGAGTGCAAGCACGGTTCATACTCAGTGAGAGGGACGTTAAAGCACTCACTCCAAGCTGGAGGTGA
- the LOC113141324 gene encoding uncharacterized protein LOC113141324, whose amino-acid sequence MSGSVTVCSIILFLALTSVSGVQRLNSINDLKRINFDQSVAKHSLLLLHWFANTVHIDNNNNIWLTFDPYNRDFGSHHYRNREELLEPLLQGNPRHQYYTLGNLNQASSMQFPYYVTNPESEYEGRNKDRIIIRIIDPNSGRQRQRIDRVYITRHYNTSYGNSAYDGEHTYEITTNLLREIRQFAVEDNQVSLTNLTRRFGSNATQFQLNSIRNTWGNLACLGLLLFIVIQERRHNSSQFYNKPQHEVRSYTSAFVVPPQNRQPQWDVDASQTCNAVTQSAVLDIPEDTQTHWDARGSETCCEACTPCICTAFFFIFIIILCLFIC is encoded by the coding sequence ATGTCAGGAAGTGTCACTGTGTGCAGCATAATCCTGTTCCTTGCACTGACCTCTGTGTCTGGTGTGCAAAGGCTCAACTCGATCAATGATTTGAAGAGAATCAACTTTGACCAATCAGTAGCCAAGCACAGTCTTCTGCTGCTCCACTGGTTTGCCAACACAGTTCACAttgacaataacaacaacatatGGCTGACCTTTGATCCATACAACAGAGACTTTGGCTCACATCATTATCGCAATCGTGAGGAACTGTTGGAACCACTGCTTCAGGGGAACCCTAGACACCAGTACTACACACTTGGCAATCTTAACCAAGCCTCGTCCATGCAATTTCCATATTACGTCACCAATCCTGAGTCAGAGTATGAAGGAAGAAACAAAGACCGGATTATAATAAGAATAATAGATCCAAACTCAGGACGACAAAGGCAGAGGATAGACCGAGTGTATATCACACGGCATTATAACACTTCTTATGGTAATTCAGCATATGATGGTGAACATACTTATGAAATCACTACTAACCTCTTAAGAGAGATCAGACAGTTTGCAGTGGAGGATAACCAGGTGTCGCTTACAAATCTCACACGTCGCTTTGGGAGCAATGCTACTCAGTTCCAGTTAAATTCCATAAGAAATACATGGGGCAACCTTGCTTGTCTTggactgctgctgtttattgtgATCCAGGAAAGGCGGCACAACTCTTCCCAATTCTACAACAAACCTCAGCATGAGGTGAGAAGCTACACATCTGCCTTTGTGGTCCCTCCACAAAACAGACAACCTCAGTGGGATGTTGATGCCTCACAAACCTGTAACGCTGTTACACAATCTGCCGTTCTGGACATTCCAGAAGACACACAAACCCACTGGGATGCTCGTGGCTCAGAAACCTGTTGTGAAGCTTGCACTCCATGCATTTGCactgcttttttctttatttttataataatccTCTGTCTATTTATATGCTAG